The following nucleotide sequence is from Bacteroidota bacterium.
CATCGATCATAAATTCGGTGCGCTCTTCTTACAGGACCTCGTCAAGCCGTGCTAATGCACGCCCAAGGTTTTCCATCGATTGACGCACTTTCTCAGCGCTCATAAAGCACAACCCCTTCCTCTCTTACCTTTGCTTTTAAAGCCGCCGGCGCTGTATCCAGTCGCACGACATCGATAAAAAGCAGTGTGCGCGTTGCTTCTACCATATCGCGAATTCGCTGCCACAGATCGCGCGAAGCCGACGGGCACTCAATGGCCAGGTCTATATCAGAACGCGGGTCATGGTCAGCCCTTGCCCGCGAACCAAATAAGACTACCCGCTCTATTTCGGGCGTCTCGATGAGTCGTTCGGTGATATCATTAATTACATCAACCATGAAGCTTGCATATCCTGATTCCTGGTATATTAGTCACTCACTTTCAACTTAACAGTTCCAAATCACTTCCGCATCAGCGTTACGTCAATCTGATACAGCTTAAGGTTTAACGCCCTCTGCCCCACTATGAAATCCCTAAGTACGTATATCATAAGTGATCCAATATCATTTCTGCCGATACGGCATTTTCATGTATTTGTCGCCGCGTTCCAGTTCATCGAGCATTTGGTTCAATCGCTTCTGCACAGTCTGCGCTCTTTTTGCGCGCGTTATCCACCCGACATAATCGTTTTGCTGATAGGGCGGCCGCGCTTTGTAAGCATCCATCAGCCCGTGCGCATGCAAGGCCTCGAATACAAATTCAGGCATCGGGTAACGCGGCCGTTTTAGTTTTGAAAAAACCCGTTAGGTCAAAAAGCATAAATGGCGATTTCTACAATTACCAGGTTTATATATTATAAACAAAAATCAAATACAAAA
It contains:
- a CDS encoding nucleotidyltransferase domain-containing protein, with the protein product MVDVINDITERLIETPEIERVVLFGSRARADHDPRSDIDLAIECPSASRDLWQRIRDMVEATRTLLFIDVVRLDTAPAALKAKVREEGVVLYER
- a CDS encoding YdeI/OmpD-associated family protein, producing the protein MPEFVFEALHAHGLMDAYKARPPYQQNDYVGWITRAKRAQTVQKRLNQMLDELERGDKYMKMPYRQK